The Apium graveolens cultivar Ventura chromosome 6, ASM990537v1, whole genome shotgun sequence genome contains a region encoding:
- the LOC141667094 gene encoding 4-hydroxy-tetrahydrodipicolinate synthase, chloroplastic isoform X1 — translation MSAAAYQQMSALKSLNNSTFQLTPFNSPPSNYNRRNTTWRPPKAAIIPNFHLPMRSMEVKNRTFTDDIKSLRLITAIKTPYLPDGRFDLEAYDALVNMQIEHGVEGVIVGGTTGEGQLMSWDEHIMLIGHTVNCFGGSIKVIGNTGSNSTREAIHATEQGFAVGMHAALHINPYYGKTSLEGLVSHFDSVLSMGPTIVYNVPGRTGQDIPPRVIHTLAQSTNLAGVKECVGHDRVDQYTKNGIVVWSGNDDQCHDSRWDYGATGVISVTSNLVPRLMRELMFRGKNQTLNAKLLPLMEWLFEEPNPIGLNTALSQLGVVRPVFRLPYVPLPLAKRVEFVNIVKDIGREHFVGHKDVQVLDDDDFVLIGRY, via the exons ATGTCGGCGGCTGCTTATCAGCAAATGTCTGCGCTTAAAAGCTTAAACAACTCTACTTTTCAGCTCACTCCTTTCAATTCTCCCCCCTCTAACTACAACAG GAGGAATACAACCTGGAGGCCTCCAAAAGCAGCAATAATCCCAAATTTTCATCTTCCAATGCGTAGTATGGAAGTTAAAAACAG AACTTTCACCGATGACATAAAGTCTCTCAGATTGATAACTGCCATCAAAACTCCTTATCTGCCTGATGGCAGATTTGATCTCGAGGCATATGATGCTCTGGTGAACATGCAGATCGAACATGGGGTTGAAGGTGTCATAGTTGGTGGAACTACTGGTGAAGGCCAGTTGATGAGTTGGGATGAACATATCATGCTAATTGGTCATACGGTCAACTGTTTTGGTGGATCAATTAAGGTTATTGGTAATACTGGAAGTAACTCAACTAGGGAAGCTATTCATGCCACTGAGCAGGGTTTTGCAGTTGGAATGCATGCAGCTCTGCACATTAATCCTTACTACGGCAAAACCTCCCTCGAGGGATTAGTTTCTCATTTTGATAGTGTGCTCTCCATGGGTCCAACTATTGTATATAACGTTCCAGGAAGAACTGGCCAAGATATTCCACCTCGTGTGATCCATACTTTGGCACAAAGCACAAACCTAGCAGGTGTCAAGGAATGTGTCGGACATGATAGAGTGGACCAGTATACCAAGAACGGAATTGTGGTCTGGAGCGGAAATGACGATCAGTGCCATGATTCGAGGTGGGATTATGGTGCAACTGGAGTTATATCTGTTACCAGCAACTTGGTGCCACGACTGATGCGAGAACTTATGTTTAGGGGAAAAAACCAAACGTTAAATGCGAAGCTGTTGCCCTTGATGGAGTGGCTCTTTGAAGAGCCAAACCCAATTGGACTAAATACAGCTCTTTCTCAACTTGGAGTTGTAAGACCTGTTTTCCGCTTACCCTATGTACCACTCCCTTTGGCCAAGAGAGTGGAGTTTGTTAATATAGTGAAAGACATAGGGAGGGAGCACTTTGTAGGACATAAAGATGTTCAGGTTCTTGATGACGACGATTTTGTTCTAATCGGTCGATATTAG
- the LOC141667094 gene encoding 4-hydroxy-tetrahydrodipicolinate synthase 2, chloroplastic isoform X2: protein MSAAAYQQMSALKSLNNSTFQLTPFNSPPSNYNRRNTTWRPPKAAIIPNFHLPMRSMEVKNRFDLEAYDALVNMQIEHGVEGVIVGGTTGEGQLMSWDEHIMLIGHTVNCFGGSIKVIGNTGSNSTREAIHATEQGFAVGMHAALHINPYYGKTSLEGLVSHFDSVLSMGPTIVYNVPGRTGQDIPPRVIHTLAQSTNLAGVKECVGHDRVDQYTKNGIVVWSGNDDQCHDSRWDYGATGVISVTSNLVPRLMRELMFRGKNQTLNAKLLPLMEWLFEEPNPIGLNTALSQLGVVRPVFRLPYVPLPLAKRVEFVNIVKDIGREHFVGHKDVQVLDDDDFVLIGRY from the exons ATGTCGGCGGCTGCTTATCAGCAAATGTCTGCGCTTAAAAGCTTAAACAACTCTACTTTTCAGCTCACTCCTTTCAATTCTCCCCCCTCTAACTACAACAG GAGGAATACAACCTGGAGGCCTCCAAAAGCAGCAATAATCCCAAATTTTCATCTTCCAATGCGTAGTATGGAAGTTAAAAACAG ATTTGATCTCGAGGCATATGATGCTCTGGTGAACATGCAGATCGAACATGGGGTTGAAGGTGTCATAGTTGGTGGAACTACTGGTGAAGGCCAGTTGATGAGTTGGGATGAACATATCATGCTAATTGGTCATACGGTCAACTGTTTTGGTGGATCAATTAAGGTTATTGGTAATACTGGAAGTAACTCAACTAGGGAAGCTATTCATGCCACTGAGCAGGGTTTTGCAGTTGGAATGCATGCAGCTCTGCACATTAATCCTTACTACGGCAAAACCTCCCTCGAGGGATTAGTTTCTCATTTTGATAGTGTGCTCTCCATGGGTCCAACTATTGTATATAACGTTCCAGGAAGAACTGGCCAAGATATTCCACCTCGTGTGATCCATACTTTGGCACAAAGCACAAACCTAGCAGGTGTCAAGGAATGTGTCGGACATGATAGAGTGGACCAGTATACCAAGAACGGAATTGTGGTCTGGAGCGGAAATGACGATCAGTGCCATGATTCGAGGTGGGATTATGGTGCAACTGGAGTTATATCTGTTACCAGCAACTTGGTGCCACGACTGATGCGAGAACTTATGTTTAGGGGAAAAAACCAAACGTTAAATGCGAAGCTGTTGCCCTTGATGGAGTGGCTCTTTGAAGAGCCAAACCCAATTGGACTAAATACAGCTCTTTCTCAACTTGGAGTTGTAAGACCTGTTTTCCGCTTACCCTATGTACCACTCCCTTTGGCCAAGAGAGTGGAGTTTGTTAATATAGTGAAAGACATAGGGAGGGAGCACTTTGTAGGACATAAAGATGTTCAGGTTCTTGATGACGACGATTTTGTTCTAATCGGTCGATATTAG